The DNA segment CACCGCTTTGTCCTCAGGATGCCCTGGCAGCCCAGGACAGCAACAGCTCTGCATGCAAGTGGCCACagaacctggctgcagaaatgggtccttggggtggtttccaaggaaacttgaagggatgagggatccaaagccagcagtggggtcagtgcagtgtccatggccacagccccttgcaatggcccagggcaggttgggatgatgatccaccctcactcctggcccagggcagggctgcagtgctcttgGTGGCACCTTGGGCTTGGCCCACACTTGAGAAgggtttctgttttcactggggAAACTCAGGAGTTTTAGattgcttcaaaaataaaagaagaaaatccttctttGGCTAAGTGCAGCCAGGTCTCCAAGGAAAGCAGGTCCCAGGTGAGTGAGAAGAGATAGGATGTGGTTTGGGAATGTAGAGCAAGGTTGTCCACACTGGGTCAGATCacaaggcacagcttctctgagcaggcCAGACCTCCTGAGGGGAGTCCCTCCATCAATATCAATCACAGAATGCTGCAATCACCTCTtctctaaagagaaaaatacatccTTGAAAATAGGAAATACTATTTCTTagaagctctttgaaatatttctccataaaTCTAGGAAAAAGAACTTCCTAAAGAACTGCAGCAGGccagagggaaatcaaggcaTGGCCATGGTTTGATAGGACTTGCTTTCTCCTAATGAGCCCTGTGGTGCATTTGTTGCTGAGCCCTAGATCCTCAGGGCCTGAGAAGAaattgcacaaacctttccaggagtgaaagtcagaagaaaaacccaaagtgtctCAATGCATCAGTGGGTCCCACAGAGGTCCATCCCAAACACAGGCTCCTCATGGAGTCCTTGGAGGAGAGAATTGGTGGCCAGGACTGcacaaaaacctctcagagactcagTGTGAGAAGGAAATTCCAAAGTACCTTAAACACCTTGAGTATCTCAAAGTATTAATGAGCCCTACTGAGTGTCAATGCAAAGATCTCAAGGGACTCCTTAAAGCAGATAATTGGaggccatgattgcacaaacctctcagagactcagTGGCACAAAGAAGTATCTTAAATTACCCCTGAGTACCTTGaagcattaatgagccccactgagtgtgGTTACTGGCTAAGAATCTCTAGGGTACTCATTAAAGCCGATAATTGGaggccatgattgcacaaacctctcagactCAGTGTCAAAAAAAGTTCCTTAATAAATCTTGAGTATCCTGTAGTATTAATGAGCTCCACTGAGTCTTTACTCTGACTAAGAATCCGAAGGGAACTTGTTAAAGTAGATGACTGGGGCCATGATTGCACATACCTCTCATAGAGTCAGTTATAAAAGGGAAAACCCAAGAACCTTAAAACAACTGAAGTACCTTGaagcattaatgagccccactgagtgttgTTCCTGACAAAGCCTCTCAAGGGACTAATTACAGCAGATAATTGGaggccatgattgcacaaacctctcagagactcccaggcaaaagcaaaacccaaagtcctttgaaaaacctgcagtccctgggagcattcaggagccccccagggccattgctgaccaaggctccccagggactccttccagcagatccttgaggccactgggatgtgagggggatgctgagggcagcacaaggggctgacagtgcccagccttgctggggctgtgccaggaggccccagggcctcaggacaaggtgtctcctcacagcccttggtggcacagaggctgctgtgccccagggcaccaagacttggcttctctttgtccccacctgtcatcactgcctccagttctctgctctgcctggggcctggggacactttctctgtcctgtccctcagtgggacccattaaaacttcaagaaactttggagttggattctgacttggaattcctgagaggtttcttcagctccctctcagggACTGATGTTCAGGGCCTGAGCACAAGCCCCAAGAGGGTcattaaagtccttgtgctgtgtctgtgctgctgagctgggccgggctcctggcacagaggcagctcctggcaagggcagcgctgcagagagacagctctgcccaggagcagctcctgagcacagcccagcagggctggggcactgcctgcagccaccccgggcacagcacacaggcacagagagcttcaatcactcagggctgggaagagctgagaaGTGACTGTGGGAGAATCACTCCCAGCCCTTGACACAGgaacctctggctgcaggacaaggcagctgcagctcctgcagtgatcTCCTAAAGCTGGAACATCCCAATGCCTACAGACTCTGTGAGTACATTCTCTGATTATCTCTtgtggagagcagccaggggtgcccagggctgtcctgcagagcagggtgctgcagcccagggcgctgtgctgggccagggactctgctgcctgccagggacagctctcagccggcccggggagctgctcccagcactggggagaagctgtgggggcaaggagctgccctgagcagggcaggtgctgctgctgagaggtgctgtgtggggcagggctgctcccagctccagaccaGCCTGGGCACTGCTCCAGAGGACACTTGCCAAAAGAAGGTAAGCCTGGGATTGCTGTAAAGATCAGGAGATTTCCTGAGAGTGTTTCTTTTTCGTGCTTGGAGAAGGGTTCGAAAGTTGGGATGATgacaaaaagatttttgctttttatacatttttcatatattcataGATCTGTTAACTACTATTATATAGGTATAAAACTATAATCCTTAATTAACTCTAGTACATTACTCCCTTTCTATTAAATTTTAGAACAATAAGCTGACCTTCTAAATACATTCCTAAAATACTGTATAATCATATTTTCAGGAATAGGACCTACATGAAGaacattttagtttttaacCAGTGTGAGCAGTCATTAAAAAAAGTGTGGCAAAGAAGCCCTTGGACCTACTCCAATGAGTTGACCCAGGGGTGTGTAACTGGGGCAACTGAATCTCTTATTGGATGTTCCTGTTAAATATCCTAATTAATCAATCTTAATAGATTGTTGAAATCGGGGACTGGGTGTGCCCCACCCCACTGGGATAACTGGAAGCTTCCAATAAACATCTGGTCTTAACTTTTCTGTTCTAAAACTGTTAcaaggcattttttttctcttttgttaatAGGCAACAGGAGGATGAAAGAAGAACAGGAATTGAAATCACAGTATCACAGAACattctgagttgaaagggacacACAGGATCATCAAAGTAATGTTTCAACATTTACAGAGACTCCAGAACTGTAACTTTGGGTGGTCAGTCTCCCTGCTGGGAGGCTCCTAAAGGGccttcagccactcctcagcCCTGGACAGCTCCAGCATCACCTTTGCAGGGCCCAGCAGGGCTCTCCTGAGCTGCCCTTGCCCACTGCAGACAGagcctgccccaggcagggcccTGCAGACAGGCAGGTTTCTGTAGGGCCGggcccagggcacagagggTGGGATGGGCTCTGTGAGCGCTGGCAGGGACAAGGCTCCTCTCAGCAGGGAAATGTCCAGGCACAGGGAGAtgctcagggaaggagagggggctgaacagagcagtgctgggggcaggagggcacTGTTGGTGTGTGGGAGGTGCCGTGCACAGCTGGCTACGGGAACACTGTCCTGAGTGCCCGGCtgtctctgccctgccctcccaggcacagcaccaCAACATCTTCTCTTGTTTCTGCCCTCCCCTGATCTTGTCACTGTCACCTGGTGCTCTCAGGGAGGCTCTGgcatttgcagcagctgagtcAGGCACTGCCCTTGGGAttgctgccaggcagctgtgTCCATGGGAATGGGGTGTCCAAGCTTGCCTGTcacctgtggggctgtgggcaaagcagtccatgggaaaggggAATGAGCTGAGCCCCCTCCCTGAGATCCCATCATGGGCACACCCAGGGATCTCCTTGCTGTGTCCTTCCAAGCTCTgagctgccctcctggctgcaaatctgtgccagagcctctggGAGTTCCCTGAATGTCCCACGGGGAAGTGCAGAGATGCCAGAGCTGAGGAAATGCTGTTGGGTTTGCCAAGGGAGCCGTGAGTGTCCTTGGCAGAAGGGGGTGCTGAGCCCTTGCCCAGAGACCTTTGGAGAGGCTGAGACATTCAgggatccctctgctctgggcagggtctGGTTTATCCCAGGGTGACACAGGAGTGTGATTGTGCTCTGATTGCAGCCAAAGGTGCAAACCCAGGGCAGTTGGGAACAAGCCCATCCAGCCCCTCACCTTCCCTAAGCCACAGGGAATCCTTTGCCTCTCATCTCTCAGTGGCAAACTCTGAgtgcagcagaaatgctgggGAATTCTGACCTCAGAGAACCAGGAATGAAGTCTGGGCAGGAAAATAATGGCTaaaattccttcctgctctccatGCCCTTTAGGAGTGCAGATGGGAACAAGCCTGTCTGCATTAGGAGTGATTCCACTGACAAATCCTGAATATCCATCCTTGTCCCTCTGCCACATGGCCACaaacccaggggagcagagcagggatggctCCTGGAGAGCCCCCACGCACAGGCCTGGATGCTCCTGGCACACTCAGACAGCACAACTGGAGCTCAGGCAGGGACCTGGGTGAAGGTTTTCCCAGAGCAGGAACAAGGGTGGGTGAGTCACAGCAGGACAGTCTACAGGGAATGGCCCAGGTTTGGCTCAAAGCAGCCTCTGCTGACTTGTCACTGTCCTTTATCCATGAACAGGTCCCCatgtgcagccacagcaaatgtccaacagcagctccatcagccacttcctcctgctggcattggcagacacgcggcagctgcagctcctgcacttctgcctcttcctgggcatctccctggctgccctcctgggcaacggcctcatcatcagcgccgtagcctgcggccaccacctgcacacgcccatgttcttcttcctgctcaacctggccctcaccgacctgggctccatcctcaccactgtccccaaagccatgcacaattccctctgggacaccaggaccatctcctacacaggatgtgctgcacagctctttttcttttccttctttatcaCAGAAGAGCTTGCCCTCCTGACCATCATGTGCTATGACCGCTatgtgtccatctgcaaacccctgcactacgggaccctcctgggcagcagagcttgtgcccacatggcagcagctgcctgggccagtgcctttctctaTGCTCTCATGCACACggccaatacattttccctgcccctgtgccatggcaatgccctgggccagttcttctgtgaaatcccacacatcctcaagctctcctgctcacaTTCAAACCTCAGGGAACTTGGGCAcattgtattttccatttctttagcATTGTGTTgctttgtgttcattgttttctcctatgtgcagatcttcagggctgtgctgaggatcccctctgggcagggacggcacaaagccttttccacctgcctccctcatcTGGCTGTTGTCTCTCTATTTGTCAGCACAGGCATGTTTGCCTACCTTaagcccccctccatctcctccccatccctggatctggccctgtcagttctgtactcggtggtgcctccagccctgaaccccctcatctacagcctgaggaaccaggagctcaaggctgcagtgtggagactGATGATTGGATGGTTTTGGAAACATTAAACTGCTGGCCAATTTCTGAAAATCACTTGTAATAAAAGTTATATTAGATACTTCTTGTTGGTTTCATTTTGgaggttctttttctttctttttcttaattaatcTCCACAATGACATGTCACGgtgccatttctcattttgtttcacTCCACCTTCCCTGTGGCCACAGACTGTGTCAATAAGGGCCTGCACCCTTGGTGGCTTTAAACAAACTAAAGGATCTCCCAGccaagttttctgcagagatcccccttttgttcccttctctggagctgcagcagcaatgtctgtgtgcagagctgggggcagatcagtgctggcacagcagctgtgcccaggagcagcagcacttggtgttgccagtgctgctcccgtgcccctgccccgctgccctcctggccctggtgttgctgtagggcctgagtgctctcggggccgggcacagtgctgggggtggcagtgccggggctgcagcagggacaggccatgggcactgctggggcagcgctgacgcctcagggcagggcctgggggctccaggctccttgcccaggctctctccagaacacgcccaggccaatgctcagcagagaaaagccccgtgagcagccccagggtggccgtgggcaggctgggggcaaacagcatggctggggctctgcaaggtccctgggggagatgggaaggagcagcagagcaggggctgatccatccccactgcgctggacaccccagggcagcgtcccagagcgtcctcatgcacctgccaacaacatcccccctctgcagccctggcctctcccccagctcacacaggtgccgcatccttgcaggcacagacacggcagcactggctcaggagcccctgtttgcactgcccagagcaggcgtgagcacccccatggtgttggtgtggggagatgaacctgagtgagcacaaatgccatcagcccctggggccaggaagggctgggggacagcagggaaaccactcaggtttgtggtggcctctgaagtcagccagaaagtttgttcccatgagctgtgagtttcctgtgccactgcagatgttgttgctcagagccagggctgcctggcagccacccccaaactgccctcagcatttcctttgcttaaCCTGGGCTTTCTTTACCCTTCCTGCTACAAATTCCTTCCTATTGCccctccctgttccctcccctgCAATAAGCCTATCCCTGGttgccctttcctctctggcccCATTCCCCATTTCAGTTCCTTAGTTCCTGGCACCATGGGAACATcccttggggagcaggatcatcctccaagtgcttcaggaattgtctgcaggctcctgcagtgcctcgtgctgccagaggcaccacaggccaggggggcacatctgggctgctgtgtctggctgtggggctccctgttctgggcaaggaggaggagctgcagaggctctgcaggactgacaggatgggctttggggctgtgaggagaagctgagggacctgggctgctggaccttctggagaggaggcccagggctcatcctgcaactgctgcaagggtggtttcagagaatcacagaatcagccaggttggaaaaggccttggacatcatcaagtccaacctgtgccctgacactgccttgtctCCCTTGAGACTCCTCTTCTgcaggataaacaaccccagctccctcagcccctcctcacaggacttgtgttccagacccctcaccagccttcctgcccttccctggacatgctccagcccctccatgtccttcctaaactggggcgcccagaactggacacagcagtcAAGATGCTGCCcaaccagtgctgagtacaggggaagaatcgctgccctgctcctgttgGCCACACTGCTCCTGATCCATAGGAGTACCAGGAGTTTGATGAGGGAAATGGTTGGGACAGGATGGAGAAAAAGTCTGAATGATTGTCAGCCATGAAGGGTCTTGATTTTCATATCTATTTAGACTGCATTTAATGTGCTGAGGATCAATATCAATATCAATATCAATTGGACATTGCTGATCTCAAtctataaaaatgtaataaatgaaaatgattcatGCTAATTGAATCTGTatcaatattttagaaatatatatagtttagaaaatatttgttgtaAAGTACTAAAGGAAGAAGTAGATGTGATTTgtgttacaaagcagatgggccccttggcagatgctacatgagaaaaatgagatacaggatgcagtttgagataagcaagaACTTCAAAGATGGATTGGCCAAAGCTGGGACTACTCCAAGGTAGGGAGATGGGCCCGTGTCGGTGTCGGGTTACCGGAGCCacgggagaaatgcctcatgctgtcatggtcagcagatctcactttattaaggttgcattacatttttatacttttcataattagctcatacatattgcaaaagccaagctcatcattggacataactaattaacgcaagcattacttagcatcgacctcaataattgcaaaacagttaaagtcAGTACATCTTATCTTTAGTTTCCccatacttgactaatttcacatccggcttacatcctgttcttcacataagccttccttcaaggatagcatatccttgaggcctaaattcttactagtttaatcatgtcatgtcccttttctgcaagccactgctctgataagctctcaacagGCCCGTTGCAGATGTtatgggatacaggatgtcttaagataGAACTGGCCTTGAGATGGACAAAGCTGGGATTATTCCAAGGCAGGGattttgggtggtggtttgatccatgaaataattaccttttggaacataatgcttagttatgcataacacaaaacttagagcGCACATGCAGCCAGTAAGGTTATTCATAGGAcgagaggaagatgatgagccttcatctgaagaagaccaccaaaaagccaagaagacccCCTAACAAGAAGTGGAGCATGCACTATGTAGTATAGTGACGTAGAttttaagaattgaaaatagAAGATTTAcgggaaatattaatgaatatgtattagcataCAGCATATAAATTTAAGTTGGATTAATTATTACTTTTGTACGTGAGGTGGGGTCAGAAacgctcccccccccccatatcCCAGTCCtttttgcttatgctttatcCAAACAttacttatctttaattaatcactgcccaatttttatatatgcttgattataaaatactaaatgctaaaataaaattacattgctGCTAAATTGAACTTCATTGCTTAATAAATTATACACCTAGAGCTTTATTTaaaacccttccttccttccttcctgccttcctgccttccttccttccttccttccttccttgctttcttgctttctttcttgctttatttcttgctttctttctttctctttcttgctttcttgctttcttgctttcttgctttcttgctttctcttgctttcttgctttcttgctttctttccttggAGCAGGTGCCCTTACCCTCCCAAAATCAGTGCCCatccacctcagccctgcacagcaccttAACGTCAGTCTTCCCAATTTCGCAGCAACCTCCCACATGACACTTCCAGGCCCCAAAATTCCtaaaagcaccagcagccttTAAACACTGCTTCTTGATTTCCCTCCATCTACTCCCCTACTCCAAGAGCCCAAACCACCCCATCCCCCCATTGCAATCCCCACTCCTCCCAACTTTCCTACCACCCCCACACTGCAATAACACCCCACATtacactgccccatcccatcccgtcccatcccatcccatcccatctcatgccatgccatgccatgccatgccatgtcatgccatgccatgccatgccatgccatgccatgccatcccatcccatcccatcccatcccatccatccaaTCCCTTCTGGTCACAAAGTCCCCTCCAACCAGGCCCTtgacacttccagccattccagggcagccgcagcttttccgcccactctgtgccagggctccaccgccctcccagggaacaagtccatccccacatcccagctcaccctggccccaagcagtgtccggccatggcctgtgtcctggcgctgcaggcccttggcaagagtctctcccagccagcaattcctgctcttccctgctctggggcagcagctgcaagttgatttgctccctgggccactggcccagccccaagccagggccgggacctttccccagagctctgccggcactggctcgcttcggccgcagcccagcagacggagctcagagctccccgggggctgcgcctcctgcccagggacagcagcaggggcagctgagacttctgccccggggccagcagggaatgcaccccagggaacggctggggctgggccaggccagctgcgggctggagaccagcaaaagcttcttcccctacagggggcttgaccactcaccaggctccccagggaatggccacagctgtgaggctgccacagctccaggagcctttggacaccgctcccaggaatgcccaggctgccactgttgggctgtctgtgcagggccagggcctggactccatgatcccgctgcctccctcccagctcagccccttctgcagttctcacccttgggctcagcctttgtgtctcctccaggtgctggcagagctcttggggccggggcaggagcgggacagccccagcgttcccctctctgtgacaccacggtggtgacagctccaacgttccctgcctggagatgctccaagggaagcgtccagagccacacccagacagcaaaactgaccgggcactgagcacccccggcctgggctgatgtgcattgctgtgcacacagctcggggaaggtccccctggccacctccatagtgccacaggcaagtgtcacaTAGAGTTACAGAGTTCTCCCCAGAGCTGACAGGGGgagttaattaaaataaaataaaaagaccaaaaaaaaaaaaaaaaaaaaaaaaaaaaacaaccaaaaaaaatccgcccaaaaatccaaaaaaaccaaaaccaaacaaataaaaacaaaacaaaacaaacaaacaaaaaaacccctgaaaattCCCACCACctaaaaaaacaactgaaacaaaaaacaaaaaaggaaaaaaacccagaaaccctaaaaataaaaagctctccccaaaatcaacaaaaccaatcaaatcaaaagaacaggaaaataaaccaaaccaaacaaaaa comes from the Hirundo rustica isolate bHirRus1 unplaced genomic scaffold, bHirRus1.pri.v3 scaffold_259_arrow_ctg1, whole genome shotgun sequence genome and includes:
- the LOC120747880 gene encoding olfactory receptor 14I1-like, translated to MSNSSSISHFLLLALADTRQLQLLHFCLFLGISLAALLGNGLIISAVACGHHLHTPMFFFLLNLALTDLGSILTTVPKAMHNSLWDTRTISYTGCAAQLFFFSFFITEELALLTIMCYDRYVSICKPLHYGTLLGSRACAHMAAAAWASAFLYALMHTANTFSLPLCHGNALGQFFCEIPHILKLSCSHSNLRELGHIVFSISLALCCFVFIVFSYVQIFRAVLRIPSGQGRHKAFSTCLPHLAVVSLFVSTGMFAYLKPPSISSPSLDLALSVLYSVVPPALNPLIYSLRNQELKAAVWRLMIGWFWKH